A stretch of DNA from Campylobacter gracilis:
CGCCTTGAGGGGTCTGCTATGAGCTGCGCTTTAAAAGAGCTGGACGTCTTGCTAGTCGAGGATGATACTAAATTACTAGCCTCGCTGCATAAGGCGTTTGAGGGTATTTTTAATAACGTTTACAATGCCCAAAACGGGCTTGAAGGTGTAAAAAAATTCAAAAAATTTAGTCCTAATCTCGTCATTACCGACATTCTAATGCCGATCGAGGATGGGCTTGAGATGATACGTCAGATTAAGCAGATCTTTCCACATGCCCCTATCGTGGTGCTTAGCGGCTTCAGTAGGGAGGAGCAGCTAAAAGGCGTTATGGAGATTGGCGTCGAGCGGTATTACTTTAAACCGGTAGATATCGCCGCATTTGTGTTAGAGATAAGTGCGCTAATGAAGTCTAAGCTGGACTCTGTACGAGTCGTAAATATGGGCGCAGGCTACGTATTTGACGGGCTTCGCTGTATTTTGCTGAAGGATGGCGAGCAGATCGTGCTTACTAAAAAGGAGCTTTCTTTTGTCTCGCTGCTAGCCAGTCGCGTGGGCGAGCTGGTGCTTTACGACGAGATCAAGCATTATGTCTGGACCGAAGGAGCCGTGAGCGGTACGGCGCTTCGTACCTTCGTCAAGCGTATCCGCGATAAAGTGAGTGGAGAAATCATAAAAAACGTCCCGAGCCTGGGATACAAGATCGAGCTTGAGCCCGCTTAAATTTGATCGCGTTTTTGCCGCTTTGTAATTTATCGAATTGCACTCGTAAAATTTTGCGTTTAAATATGCCGCGATTAATGCGGAGCGAGGTAGAATTCCGCGCTCAAAGCGCCATAGATTAAAATTTTACGCTCATCCGAAATTTGCTAAATTTGACTTGATAAAATTTAGCCTCTCAAGCTTTTCAAAAACTTCTTTGCTTAAAAGCCCAAACTAAAAATTTCTTGCTAAAATATCGCAAAATTCCGCGTTCTGCGAATCGCTCTAAAGGATTTGTTTTGAAAAATTTGCCCTCTAAAAATCTCTTTGTCTACACTAGCTCGCGTGCGCTACGCGCGGCGCTGCAAAACGAGAGCGGCGGCGTGTTGGCGCCCAGGATTACGTTGGCGGAATTCTACGAAAAGGCGCTTTTTGTGCCGGATCTTGTCGCTTGCGGTGAGATAGACCGCGCGCTTTTTATGAAACAAGCGGTGAGCGAGAGCAAGCGCGCGGGCGAGAGGCTTAAATTCCCTAACGAGCTTTACGAGTTTATGCGCAACCGCGAGTATCTTTTCGGTTTTTTCAAGGAGCTTGCGACGGAGCGCGTGAGTATCGATGCGCTCGATCTTAGCGACACCTACGCGTGGTACGCCGAGCATTTTGAAATTCTGCGAAAGCTAGCGGGGGCGTATGCAAGGATTTTGCGCGAGCATGGATTTTACGACGAGATCACGCTGCCCGCGCTTTATGAGCTAAACGAGTCCTATCTGCGCGGATTTGAACGGATAGAAATTAACATCGACGGCAATCCTAGCGCATTTGAGTTCGAGGTTTTTAAGCGCGCTGCGGAGCTGAGCGAGGTCGTACTGAGCTTTAGAGCCACGACTTTAAATTCCAAGCCCGTGCGCGCGGTGGAGGAGCTTTGCGGCATAAGCCTAGAGTTAGGTTTTGCCTACCGCGTAAATCTTAGTACGGGTGAAATTTCAAGCCGAGAGCTGCTAAGCGTGGGCGGAGCGGTTGTGTGTAGAGGCTTTGAGCTGCGAAGCTTGCAGGCGAGCTACGTTTTTGAAAAAATTTCATCCTTTGTGCGCGCGGGCATCGCGCCGGAGAGCATCGCGGTGATTTTGCCCGACGAGAGCTTTGCCGGCACGCTGCGGCTTTATGACGAGCGCATCGCAAGGGCTCGCGGCTCGCACCGCATGCTAAATTTTGCGATGGGAGAGAAGCTTAAAGATAACCTATTTTATGTAACGCTAGAGAAAATTTCGCAATGCTTAAAAGAAGCACGCACGCCGAAATTTGGCGTAGATTACCGCGCATTCAAAAGTCCGGATGGAGGATTTTTGGATGCGGAGGATTCCGCAGTACAGCAAAATTTAGCGCTAGGGAATTTCGCTTCTGATAATTCTGCATCGCAAAATTTCGCACAGCAAAATTCCGCGTTTGATTGCGAAATTTTTTCAAATTCTAAAACGGATTTAAATTTTATGTCTGCACGAGAGTTTGAAAATACGGAAAATTTTGAAATTCTGCGCGAAATTTCGGCGGAACGCGCGAATAGCGCGGAGGAGCAAAGTTTTTCGCTAGATCTTGCAGAGTTTCAAGAGCCCTTGGAGTGTGCGCAGCAGCGCGATTATTCGGTTAGTGCAAAACGGCAGGAGCCTTCAAGGAAGCAGCAAGGGAGCCTACGATACTCTATGCAACTGGAGCATATAGAGCTTGAGGAAGAAGATGGGTATTCAAAAAGCCCTAAACAGCGCGATCGCTTTAGGCGCTCTAAAATACGCGAGGGCGCAGATGAGTATCCGCAGCGCTCAAACCCACAGGAGCTTGATCTATTTTTTGCGAGTGTGGGCGTGGATGAGGCACTTTTTGGTGAGTTCGCATGCGATTTTGCAAAGCAAGTAAGCTTCGAGCATTTCGAGGCGCTAATTACCAAGCTCGCCTGTTTACCCAAAATTAGTGACGCGCTGCTGCAAGAAAAGCTAAAAGAGCCGCTATATCTAATTAAAATTTTGCTTCGAAAATTTAAGGACGAAAACCTAAGCTTGGGCAATCTAATCGATCTTTTTTTGTTAGAAATTTCGCGCATTAAGCTTGATGATGTTCGTGGCGGAAAGGTCACGGTAATGGGGCTTTTAGAGAGCCGTGGGCTACAATTTGACGGCGTGATAATCCCCGATTTTAACGATGATCTGGTGCCAAAGCGCAGTAGCGGAGAGATGTTTTTAAACTCCGCTTTGCGCGCTAGAGCGGGGCTCATCAGCCACGCAGACCGCGAAAATTTGCAAAGATTTTACTACGACGGCTTGCTAAGAGGCGCTAAAAAAAGCGCGATTTGCTATCTGCAAAGCGTCGAGAAACTGCCTTCGCGGTTTTTGAAAAGCTTTGAAGTGCAACAAGACGCGGAATTTTCGCAGGAGGATTATTTGCGGCTTTTTGGGAGAGAGGAATTTAAGCCCGCCTTATGCGGACAAGAAGATCCCGTGGCTCGCCATGATTTTTTTGCCGAGGAGCTGTCGTTTTCGCGGCTGGATACGTTTTTAGAATGCAAGAGGAAGTATTATTACCGCTACGTTTTCGGGCTGAAGGAGGGGCTAAAATTTGGCGAGGATAATGCGCTTTTAGGTAAAATTTTACATACGAGTTTTCAGCGTTTATATGAGCGAGCAGGAATGAAATTTAGTATGGAAAAATTCCGCTCTATTTATTCGCAGCTTGCGCGAGAAGCGGGCATCGCGCGCTTTGATGTGGAGCTTGAGCTAAAAGCTGTAGAAAAGCTAGCTAGGCTTTTGGAAGGGCATGAGCAAATTTGGAGCTTTAGCGGTAGTGAAGTATCGCTAAAAGGCGAGCTTGACGGAGTGCGGCTGAGCGGGCGGATCGACCGTATCGACGAAGATAAGGCAGGGCGGAAGTTCATCATCGATTACAAACGTGGTTCAGCTAAAAAGCATATGGAAAAATTTCAGCTTACGTTTTATCGCGCGCTTTTAGCCCAGGAATGCGAATGCGCCTATCTGTCGCTAAAAGATTGCGCGTTTGCAGCTCCTGGCGACAAAACGCCTAGCTTAGAAAATCTGCGCGAGACGCTAAGCTCTATCGGCAAGGAATTTGCAAGCGAGGTTGCTTTTACGCGCACGGAGGCGGTGCAAAGCTGCGAATACTGCGATTATAAAATCATTTGCAAGGGGCAGATCGATGGCAAAATTTGAAAATTATCTGGCGCTTGAAGCAAGCGCAGGCAGCGGCAAGACCTTCAATCTCGCAGTAAGGTTCATCGAGCTGGTGCTAAAAGGCGAGCCGATCAATGAAATTTTAGCTCTTACTTTTACCAAAAAAGCTGCTGCTGAGATGAAAACGCGCATCGTGGAGAAATTTCAAAATTTGCTTATCGTGCGCGACGGCGCTCTTGTGCCAAGCCCCGAGCTGGCGCAAATTTGCGAGGATCTGAATATGAGCGCGGATGAGGTTTTGGCGGCGCAGCGGCGCCTACTACCTAAATTTTTAAACGAGAGCCTAAACGTCTTTACCTTTGATGCGTTTTTTGCAAAGGCTCTGCGCTCGTTTGCGCTAAATAGCGGCATCGATCCCGGATTTGAAAACGATGAAAGCATACTAGGCGTGCAGCAGCGGGAGTTTTTAAGCGCGATCTGTAAAGACGGCGCCATTTTAAGGGAGGTCGTGGATTATGTAAGCGACTCGGGAATGACAAAGAGCGAGTTTTTAAATAGCTTGCAAAGCATTTGGAGAGGCGATATAAGCATAAATCTGCCCACGCTTCCTGCAAGCTCGGCGCTAGCAGAGATAAATGAAATTTTATCCTGCTTGCAAAAAGCGGCGAGAGATGCGGGCGTAAGCGCTGGAGCCGTAAATGGGCTAAGCCCTGTTAGCGATTTGTCAAAATTATCTTCGGGTTTCATTCTTTCGGCTCTTGCCAACGGCAGCTTCGATTATCCGCGCTCGCAGCTTAAAAAAATTTCGCATTTTGACGGCGAGTTAGCAAGGCTAAAAGACGCCGTAGCTCGCGAAATAGCGTGGATGGATGCGACATATGCGGTTAAGCTGGCAGGACTAATTAAAATTTATGCCGAAGCGCTTAAATCGGTGCAGCGCAAAAGCGGCAAGCTCACGTTCGGTGATGTCACTGCAGCCGTGCACTCGCTGCTAAATCCAAGCGCAGAGGCGTTACAGGGCAACCGCGAGCTTTTGTATTTCAGGCTCGATTCTAAAATCACACATATTTTAATTGACGAATTCCAAGATACCGACATTTGCCAGTATGAAATTATGCTGCCGCTAATCTCTGAGGCGCTTGCTGGCAAAGGAGCGGAAGAGCGCTGCGGTAGCTTTTTTTACGTAGGCGATAAAAAACAGAGCATCTATAAATTTCGCGGCGCAGAGAGAAAAATTTTTGATATTTTGCGCGAGCAGTTTAGTCAAATCAAAACGCAGAGCCTGCCGCGCAATTATCGCAGTTTAAAACTTATCGTAAAATTTGTAAATGAGATCTTGCGCGATAAATTTGCGTCTTATGAAGATCAAATCGCGGCAAATAAGCTAGATAGCGATCTGCCTGCTTCGGTGCTGCAAAAAATCAAGGACTATCCGCTTTCTCATCCGCGAATGCCGCTATTTGAGGTACAAAGCGACGATTACGGCTATGTAGCAGCGTTTTCATACGACGACGTGCTAAAGGGGGCTGCGGAGCAAGCGCGCAGGCTTGTTGAGGAGTGCGGCGTGAGAGCTGATGATATCGCGATTTTATGCTGGAAAAACGAGCATGTAAGCGCACTAAAAGAGATGCTATCAGAATTCTGCGAGGTTTGCAGCGGCTCAAATAAGGCTCTGCGTTGCAGCGAGCAGGTAAATGCCGTAATTCAATACGCGAAATTTTGCGTAGGTGGCGATGAAATTTATCTACGAAACGCCGAAGCGATTTTAGGGAGGCGGCTTAAAAAAATAGCGGCCGATCTGCATAAAAATGCGCAAAAAACGGCAGAATTTATCGCTAGCGCGCTGAAATTAAATTTTGTCGATCCGGATCTACTGCTATTTTTTGAGACGCTGGCAAAATTTAATAGTTTTAGCGAGTATCTGTTTGCAAACGACGAAACGGAGGTATTTGCCAAGGAAGAAAGCGGCATTAAAATTATGACCGTGCATAAGTCCAAGGGGCTTCAGTTTCCGCATGTAATCGTCTGCGACCGCATCGGAGGAAAAGACCGGGGCGAGAGCTCAAAGCTCGCGACGGACTATGATTTTACCACGCATAAGTGGAGAATTTTTTATAAATTTGCGAGCAGAAAGAGCCTGGATGCGGAATTTGCAGCATTAATGGATGAAAACGATCGCTCTGCGCATGAAGAGGACATAAACAAGCTCTACGTGGCATTTACTCGCGCTGAACGCTCGCTCATCATCGTAAAACGCTCCGAGTCAAAAATAGATCAATACAATTATAGCTTTTTTTCGCCTTACGCCAAAAAGACCAAGGGTGCGGGCGTCGTGGAGTGGCTGGATATCCCGGATTTTCAATACGGCTACGTAATCCCAAGCTCCGTAAAATCAGAAGAGAAGCCGCCGCAAAAAAAGGTCGCGCTCGTAGTGGGCGAGCCTCAAGGCGCGCAAGAAAAAGCAGGCGGTGGCGAAACGGAGGCGCTAAGCGCGATATATTTCGGCGAGGCGCTTCATTATGCTCTGGAGATGAGCGAAGGCTTTGCCGCAGATGAAATTTTACGAGGAGTAAGCCTGGCAAAAGGTCGCTACGCTAAATTTTTAAATGACGCGGATTTTGAAAATATCGCTGCGCGGGCGCTAGGACTAAGCAAAAACGAGGAATTTTTGACTCTGATAAAGGGCGCTCAAGCTTATAAAGAGATGCCGATAAAAAGCGCGGAGGGTGAACTTTTGCGCGTGGATCTGGCGTGCTTTAGGCGGGATGAAATTTTGCTTTTTGATTACAAGAGCTCCGAAAAATACCTCGCGCAAAACAAAGCTCAAGTGGCGCGATATAAAAGCGTGATCCGCGAGTTTTATCCGCATGCGCGAGTGTGCGCCTTCGTGCTGGCTCTCGAAGCTGCGAGTGCTAGGCTGATCGAAGTGAATGATGAGGGATAAAATTTTAAAGCTTAGATGAAATTTGAGCGCAGATATATTAAAGATAGCTTAAATTAAGCTATACGTAAGGATATTTCTATATAATCACAGCTCAAATTTTAATAAGGCGGAAACCATGACAGAAATTACAAAGCCTAGCGAAGTTAAGCGCGACTGGGTCGTTATCGACGCGACCGACAAAAGATTCGGTAGGATGCTTACCGAAGTTGCGGTATTGCTACGCGGCAAACACAAACCAAGCTACACTCCAAACGTGGATTGCGGAGACTACGTCGTTATCATCAACGCTTCAAAAGCCGTATTTACCGGCAATAACAAAGGCGACGATAAACTTTATCACAGCTACTCGGGCTATTTCGGAAGCGTAAAGAGCGTGAAATTTCAAGACCTGCTTAAAAACAATCCCGCAAAGCTCTACAGACTTGCGGTTCGCGGCATGCTTCCTAAGACGAAGCTCGGCAAGGCGATGATCAAAAAGCTATTCGTATATGAAGGCGGCGAGCACCCTCATACTGCGCAAACAACTAAAAAAGGAAAATAATCATGGCGACAATTTATGCAACCGGAAAGAGAAAAACTGCCGTAGCTAAGGTTTGGGTAAAACCTGGAAGCGGCAAGATCGTAGTAAACGGTATGGATCTAAACACCTGGCTAGGCGGTCACGAAGCGATCAAGCTAAGGGTTGTTCAGCCGCTTTTGGCGACTAAACAAGAGACCTCGATGGACATCACCGCGCAGACTTTGGGTGGCGGATATTCGGCTCAAGCGGATGCGCTAAAGCACGGAATTTCAAAAGCGCTTGCCGCGATGGATAAGGATTTTAGAGCGGCTCTTAAGCCAAAAGGTCTGCTAACTCGCGATAGTCGCGTGGTCGAGCGAAAGAAATTCGGTCGCCGCAAAGCGCGTAGAAGTCCGCAGTTCTCTAAGAGATAATGTTTTTTACAAATTTGTGGCGAAATTGTCGCAAATTTGTAAATTCTTTAAAAATTTTATGGTAATATCGAATTACAACTTTATTTGAAAGGATGTTTAATGAAGAAAGTTCTACTTGCATTAAGCTTATGTGCATCCGGCGCATTGTTCGCTAGCGATGCTGATTATCACTGGGAGATCACCCCTACTGTTGGCGGAATGACTCATGAGGGCAATATGGATTTAGATTCGAATTTTATGTTCGGTCTACGCCTTGCTAAAAACCTACAGAATTCATTCATCGATCAATTAGAGGCAGGTTTCGATTACTCTCGTCATATCGGGGTAGAGGATCTAGCTTACAGAGCTGGTAATGCTAAGCCTAGCGCTAGATACTACCACATCAATGCTGTAAAAGACTTGGTAAATTTCACCGATAATTTCAAGCTATACGGTTTGCTAGGTCTTGGATATATGGATTACACTAAAGATGTTTACAACGATGGTGATCAAGATAGCGGCTTCGGTCAATACGGCTTGGGTCTAAAGTACTACATTACCGACAATTTCGCTACAAAACTTGAGGCACGCGATGCTATCAGATTTGACGACGGCAACCACGTATTGTTCTATACTCTAGGCTTTGCAGTTGATTTTGGCAAGAGATATGCTGATGCAGCTCCAGCTGCCGCTCCGGCTCCTACAGGCTGCAAAGATGCAGATAACGACGGCGTATGCGATAATGTCGATAGATGCCCAGGCACACCTGCTGGTGTAGTTGTAGATGAATATGGTTGCGAGAAGGTTATTAGATTAAATTTGGGCGTAAATTTCGCTACAGATAGCTCAAAAATTTCCCCTGAGTTTATGAATCAGATCAAAAACGTAAGTGACGTGCTAGTAGCTCACCCTGATTACAAAGTAATCTTAGAGGGTCACACCGATAGCACCGGTTCGAACGCATATAATCAAAAGCTTTCCGAGCGCAGAGCTGCTGCAGTTGGAGGTGCGCTTAAGAGCTTCGGCGTAGATGCCAGCAGAATCACCACTGTAGGATACGGCGAGACTAAGCCTATCGCTACAAACGCTACTAAAGCAGGTCGCGCTCAAAATAGACGCGTAGATGCTAAATTTAGAAAATAATCTTTTCTAAATCCACATAAGCGGAGCTTCGGCTCCGCTTTTTTTATATCCAAATTAAATTTTAAAATGCTAAAATTCCAAACCACTCTGCTTTTCGATCTCGATGGTACGCTCATAGACTCCACGCCCGCGATACTGGACGGCTTTCACTACGCGTTTGCGCATTTGGGCGTTGCAGAGCCTAGCGATGAAGCGATTAAAAAGCTTATCGGACATCCGTTAGAGGTAATGTTTGAGCGTCTAGGTGTGACGCGCGATGTGCAGAATTTCGTGCTCGCCTACAAACAGCGATACGCGCAGACTTTTTTGGATCAGACCGTTCTGCTAAGCGGTGCGTTCGAAGCGGTTCGCACGGCGAGCGAGTTTACAAATTTAGGCGTCGTGACAACCAAGACGTCGAAATTTTCTAAAATTTTATTGCAGCATCTTGGTATCGCGGAATTTTTTGGCACCATCGTCGGACGAGAGGACGTGCAAGATCCCAAACCAAGCGCCGAACCGATCTTAAAGGCGCTCGAAAATTTAGGAATTTGCGGCGCGACCGCTAGCAAAAGCCCGCATGCGGCTCGCGGTAAAACTCACGACGCGACTGCCGATGAAAATACAAGCGCTGCTAGCAGGAGCGCGATTTTGAGTGAAATTTCAGTGCCTGATTTAAAGAGTCTTCCTGCGCTTGATCCTAATCCTAGCAAAGTTTACGAGCAAAATTTAAGTAGCATCGCGAGTCAAAATTCCGATAGAATTTCGTTTAAAAATTTAAGCGAAGCAAAGAGCGATGGATACGAGGCTGGCGATAAGGGTCAAAAGAGCGGTGTCAGCATCGAGGGCGAGAGCGATAAAGGCGGCGCGCGCGGCGGTGAAATTTATGATGCACATGAGCTAAATTCCACTACTTGTTATGACAAAATTTGCAGTGACGAAATCCTGCCTTCTGTAAGCCAAAATATCTTTATGATCGGCGATACGCTACTTGACGCCATCGCGGCAAAGTCGGCAGCGGTGCGAAGCGTGGGCGTAAGCTGCGGCTACGGCAATGCCTCGGAGCTACGGGCGTATTTCGAGTTCGTATGCGCGGACGCAAAAGAGGCGGTTGAGTTGATACGCGAAATTTCATCGAAATTTTAGGCGCGACGGAGCGAAATTTTTCTAGCTTCGATGCGTTATTTTTGCAAATACTTATAAGCGAACCCGCGCCCGAAATTTAAAATTTGAAATTTTCAATTAATTTTGAGTTTTAAACAGCGCGCGATATAAATGTCCGCGCTATTTAGCTGAAGGGACAAGGCGCCTTCTAAGTGTTCAAGCGATACGCGGAGTTAAATTTCGCATCTTTCTGCTCTGGTCTGGCAAAATAGCCCGTGTGCCGTATCAACGATGTATGAGAAAATTTTACCACAGTCAAATTTTATGCAATTTTGCAATGTTTTTTGAGCCTGCGAACGGCTTTTGCAAGAAATTTTATACAAGCTTCGCGCTCAAATTTTGGCTTTGATTTTAGTTTATACTCCACCTTATCGTGATAAATTCTACGCGCCGCTTGAGGCAAGTATTTGACAGACTTATTGCGCGATCCTGTTGCAAGCCTATTTGGTGCTTATTTAGGCGCCGTATTCAGGTTTAGTCGCAATTATGCTCGCTACGGATTTTCGGTTTGATTTATAGCATTTAAGGCCACGCCCGCGCCCAGCGAGCGCTAAACATATATGTTTTGAAGGCAGGCTTATATGCTAAAATTTCATCCTGCAACAAATAGCTCGCAAAGGCGTAAATATAGGATAAACTAGCCAAATTTTAAAATATGGCTCCGCGGCGAGTAGCCATATTTTTTTATCGGAACCTATGAAAGCAGCGTTAGCTTTTGCGTTTGAATTTTATCGTTTCGGCGTAGCAGGGCTTTAAATTTGATCTAAAATTTTGCAAAATTTTAAAATTCCACCCGCTCTTATGCTTTTTTAAAGCAAAATTCTATAAAATACCGCTTTCGCAATGGGCTATCGTCTAATGGCAGGACAACAAACTCTGGATTTGTGAATATAGGTTCGACCCCTATTAGCCCATCCACTTAAATTTTTTAATCCCCTTTATCATAGCTAGCGTTTGAAATTAATTTGCGCGGCGCCTTTGCAGATCGTGGCAGCATTCGCCAGCTAAAGTAAATTGCGCCAAGCCATAAATAGGCAAAATTTTATCGAACCAATAAGTAAGCGTGCCGCTTTAAAGCCGGCGGATTATTTGATTTTTTCTTTGCCTTTGTAAGTGGCGATGCTTTGATACGAGCCGTCTTTTTTAAACGCTACCACATCATAGACCTCGGGCTGTGAGCCTTGCTCCATACCTGGCGCTTCTAGCGGCATGCCAGGTACTGCTATGCCGATAACGTCTTTAGGCTTATTTTTTAGTAATGTGCGGATCTCACCTGCTGGCATATGCCCTTCGACTACATACCCATCTATGATCGCGGTGTGGCAGCTAGCGAGCTCCAGCGGAAGCTTGAGCTCATTCTTCTTCTGGATAAGCGGCTCGTCGGCAAGCGAAATCATCTCGACTTCAAAGCCATTTTGCTCCATATATTTTGCCCAGTTGTGACAACAGCCGCAGCTCTCGCCGTGATAGACCTTGATGTGTTCGCCCGCCGCCGCATAGCTACCTAATGCCGCTAAAAGCGCACCTGCAAATAAAATTTTCTTCATATTTTACTCCAGTGATTAAAAGTTCTCGATTATACAATACGAATAGTAAATTTTTAAGAGTGAACCGTAGGATTTTAAGATTAGATTTGGCGAAGCATACCCGCTAGTAAGCCGAAATTTTACGAAATTTTAAAATTTCGGCGTCGCGGATAAATTGGTTATAGGCACTGAGAGAGTGCTGATTTGATAGCGGATTTTGATACGTAGCCTTCCGAGTCGCTGGTAAGTGATACGTCGCAGCCCGGCTTATAGTTTTTCCAAGTGTAGATGTTGCCGTTGTCTTCGGTTGTTTTGATGGAGTCTGGCTGTTTATTCCATGCAGAAATTACTTGGTTGATATGAAATGCATCGCTGCGATCTTTCGGCGCATTAGTCATACCTGTGCTATCGGGCAAGGTCGTTTCGACCATATCGGTGGTGCCTGCGGTGGAGACCTCTTGGACTTTATCATTTACGCCACCGATATTTGTTTTACTGCTTTGGGATTTTGTTTGATTGCGTACTCCGCTTGGTTCGTTGGATATATTCCAGTTGGAACAACCGATAAAAAATACCGCTGCTACGAGCGCAGCTATTAAATTTCTCATAAAATTCTCCTTCAAAAATTTCGTTGCGATAGTAGCACATTTATCTTTAGTTTAAAATAAATCCGAGCCCTTGAAATTTGAAATTTCGCAGGAATTTTGCGAGGCGTTTCAGTAGGAATTTATAAAATTTCGGATAATATTCAAAGTTTCATACCAAACGGGCTTTTAAATTTTGCACGGCAAATGCCTTTTTGGCTACCAAATTTTAAAGGATTTTTGATGTATGCTATCATCAAACACGGCGGCAAGCAGTATAAGGTCGAAGAGGGCAACTACCTAAATTTAGACCATTTTAATGCTGAGCCGAAAGCAAAGCTCGAGCTTAGCGAAGTTTTAGCGCTAAACGACGGCGAGTTAAAGGTAGGAGCACCGTTCGTAAAGGGTGCCAAGGTGGTTTTGGAAGTCGTTTGCGAAGGCAAGGATAAAAAAGTCGTTATCTTCAAAAAACGCAGACGTAAAGATTCAAAAGTAAAACGCGGCTTCAGACGCCAATACACCCGCGTCAAAGTCGTTTCGATTAACGCATAAAGGATAGGAAATGGCACACAAAAAAGGTCAAGGCTCAACCCAAAATAATAGAGATAGTATCGGACGCCGCTTGGGCGTCAAAAAATTTGGCGGCGAGTTCGTTCGCGCAGGCAACATCATCATCCGCCAGCGCGGCACTGCGACGCACCCGGGTTGCAACGTAGGCATGGGTAACGATCACACTATTTTCGCGCTGATCGACGGCG
This window harbors:
- a CDS encoding response regulator transcription factor, yielding MSCALKELDVLLVEDDTKLLASLHKAFEGIFNNVYNAQNGLEGVKKFKKFSPNLVITDILMPIEDGLEMIRQIKQIFPHAPIVVLSGFSREEQLKGVMEIGVERYYFKPVDIAAFVLEISALMKSKLDSVRVVNMGAGYVFDGLRCILLKDGEQIVLTKKELSFVSLLASRVGELVLYDEIKHYVWTEGAVSGTALRTFVKRIRDKVSGEIIKNVPSLGYKIELEPA
- a CDS encoding RecB family exonuclease codes for the protein MKNLPSKNLFVYTSSRALRAALQNESGGVLAPRITLAEFYEKALFVPDLVACGEIDRALFMKQAVSESKRAGERLKFPNELYEFMRNREYLFGFFKELATERVSIDALDLSDTYAWYAEHFEILRKLAGAYARILREHGFYDEITLPALYELNESYLRGFERIEINIDGNPSAFEFEVFKRAAELSEVVLSFRATTLNSKPVRAVEELCGISLELGFAYRVNLSTGEISSRELLSVGGAVVCRGFELRSLQASYVFEKISSFVRAGIAPESIAVILPDESFAGTLRLYDERIARARGSHRMLNFAMGEKLKDNLFYVTLEKISQCLKEARTPKFGVDYRAFKSPDGGFLDAEDSAVQQNLALGNFASDNSASQNFAQQNSAFDCEIFSNSKTDLNFMSAREFENTENFEILREISAERANSAEEQSFSLDLAEFQEPLECAQQRDYSVSAKRQEPSRKQQGSLRYSMQLEHIELEEEDGYSKSPKQRDRFRRSKIREGADEYPQRSNPQELDLFFASVGVDEALFGEFACDFAKQVSFEHFEALITKLACLPKISDALLQEKLKEPLYLIKILLRKFKDENLSLGNLIDLFLLEISRIKLDDVRGGKVTVMGLLESRGLQFDGVIIPDFNDDLVPKRSSGEMFLNSALRARAGLISHADRENLQRFYYDGLLRGAKKSAICYLQSVEKLPSRFLKSFEVQQDAEFSQEDYLRLFGREEFKPALCGQEDPVARHDFFAEELSFSRLDTFLECKRKYYYRYVFGLKEGLKFGEDNALLGKILHTSFQRLYERAGMKFSMEKFRSIYSQLAREAGIARFDVELELKAVEKLARLLEGHEQIWSFSGSEVSLKGELDGVRLSGRIDRIDEDKAGRKFIIDYKRGSAKKHMEKFQLTFYRALLAQECECAYLSLKDCAFAAPGDKTPSLENLRETLSSIGKEFASEVAFTRTEAVQSCEYCDYKIICKGQIDGKI
- a CDS encoding RecB-like helicase, which gives rise to MAKFENYLALEASAGSGKTFNLAVRFIELVLKGEPINEILALTFTKKAAAEMKTRIVEKFQNLLIVRDGALVPSPELAQICEDLNMSADEVLAAQRRLLPKFLNESLNVFTFDAFFAKALRSFALNSGIDPGFENDESILGVQQREFLSAICKDGAILREVVDYVSDSGMTKSEFLNSLQSIWRGDISINLPTLPASSALAEINEILSCLQKAARDAGVSAGAVNGLSPVSDLSKLSSGFILSALANGSFDYPRSQLKKISHFDGELARLKDAVAREIAWMDATYAVKLAGLIKIYAEALKSVQRKSGKLTFGDVTAAVHSLLNPSAEALQGNRELLYFRLDSKITHILIDEFQDTDICQYEIMLPLISEALAGKGAEERCGSFFYVGDKKQSIYKFRGAERKIFDILREQFSQIKTQSLPRNYRSLKLIVKFVNEILRDKFASYEDQIAANKLDSDLPASVLQKIKDYPLSHPRMPLFEVQSDDYGYVAAFSYDDVLKGAAEQARRLVEECGVRADDIAILCWKNEHVSALKEMLSEFCEVCSGSNKALRCSEQVNAVIQYAKFCVGGDEIYLRNAEAILGRRLKKIAADLHKNAQKTAEFIASALKLNFVDPDLLLFFETLAKFNSFSEYLFANDETEVFAKEESGIKIMTVHKSKGLQFPHVIVCDRIGGKDRGESSKLATDYDFTTHKWRIFYKFASRKSLDAEFAALMDENDRSAHEEDINKLYVAFTRAERSLIIVKRSESKIDQYNYSFFSPYAKKTKGAGVVEWLDIPDFQYGYVIPSSVKSEEKPPQKKVALVVGEPQGAQEKAGGGETEALSAIYFGEALHYALEMSEGFAADEILRGVSLAKGRYAKFLNDADFENIAARALGLSKNEEFLTLIKGAQAYKEMPIKSAEGELLRVDLACFRRDEILLFDYKSSEKYLAQNKAQVARYKSVIREFYPHARVCAFVLALEAASARLIEVNDEG
- the rplM gene encoding 50S ribosomal protein L13 yields the protein MTEITKPSEVKRDWVVIDATDKRFGRMLTEVAVLLRGKHKPSYTPNVDCGDYVVIINASKAVFTGNNKGDDKLYHSYSGYFGSVKSVKFQDLLKNNPAKLYRLAVRGMLPKTKLGKAMIKKLFVYEGGEHPHTAQTTKKGK
- the rpsI gene encoding 30S ribosomal protein S9, which translates into the protein MATIYATGKRKTAVAKVWVKPGSGKIVVNGMDLNTWLGGHEAIKLRVVQPLLATKQETSMDITAQTLGGGYSAQADALKHGISKALAAMDKDFRAALKPKGLLTRDSRVVERKKFGRRKARRSPQFSKR
- a CDS encoding OmpA family protein, which gives rise to MKKVLLALSLCASGALFASDADYHWEITPTVGGMTHEGNMDLDSNFMFGLRLAKNLQNSFIDQLEAGFDYSRHIGVEDLAYRAGNAKPSARYYHINAVKDLVNFTDNFKLYGLLGLGYMDYTKDVYNDGDQDSGFGQYGLGLKYYITDNFATKLEARDAIRFDDGNHVLFYTLGFAVDFGKRYADAAPAAAPAPTGCKDADNDGVCDNVDRCPGTPAGVVVDEYGCEKVIRLNLGVNFATDSSKISPEFMNQIKNVSDVLVAHPDYKVILEGHTDSTGSNAYNQKLSERRAAAVGGALKSFGVDASRITTVGYGETKPIATNATKAGRAQNRRVDAKFRK